A section of the Candidatus Hydrogenedentota bacterium genome encodes:
- a CDS encoding RluA family pseudouridine synthase — protein sequence MPASRAPRKSHQPRGLIILHEDRDIVVVDKAPGLLTVATANERRETAYYRLNDYVRHGNPKSRERIFIVHRLDREVSGILVFARSEAAKRALQGQWDQVEKRYLALVQGEPRAPEGVFSSYLIEEGVHRVRSTPNAARGKLSHTAYRLLASRNGVSLLEISLMTGRKHQIRVHLAENGLPILGDRKYGVAKYGEKRVALHARSLDFRHPYSGEPRHYETPQPPFVARYLDGASGR from the coding sequence ATGCCCGCTTCCCGCGCTCCCCGCAAATCCCACCAGCCCAGGGGGTTGATCATTCTTCACGAGGACCGGGATATCGTGGTGGTCGACAAGGCGCCGGGCCTGCTGACGGTGGCCACGGCGAACGAACGGCGTGAAACGGCGTACTACCGCCTGAACGATTATGTCCGGCATGGAAACCCGAAGTCCCGCGAGCGGATCTTCATTGTGCACCGGCTGGACCGGGAGGTATCGGGCATTCTGGTGTTTGCGCGGAGCGAAGCGGCGAAGCGCGCGTTGCAGGGGCAGTGGGATCAGGTCGAGAAGCGCTATCTGGCGCTGGTGCAGGGGGAACCGCGCGCGCCGGAGGGGGTATTCAGCTCCTACCTCATCGAAGAAGGGGTACACCGGGTGCGTTCGACGCCCAACGCGGCCCGGGGCAAGCTTTCCCACACCGCCTACCGCCTGCTGGCCAGCCGGAACGGGGTGTCGCTGCTGGAGATCAGCCTGATGACGGGCCGCAAGCACCAGATCCGGGTGCACCTGGCGGAAAACGGGCTGCCCATACTCGGGGATCGCAAGTATGGCGTGGCGAAATACGGCGAGAAACGGGTGGCGCTGCACGCGCGTTCGCTGGACTTCCGCCATCCCTACAGCGGCGAGCCGCGGCACTATGAAACGCCGCAGCCACCGTTCGTGGCGCGATATCTTGACGGCGCTTCGGGGCGTTGA
- a CDS encoding phytanoyl-CoA dioxygenase family protein, with translation MNTQVTLSTHQHEIPEGMLAPLRDSADLLADPDALRARMEEDGYLYLHNVLDRDAVHAARMEVITKLGSVGEFKEPFEDGISTGTSQRGELISDLGAFWQSICEGRAVRAVTHAGPIREIMETYFGEPVRAYDFLWLRTMHPGRASAFHFDHVYMNRGTDRLCTVWTPLGDVALEEGPLLLVEDSHRWTDLHDQFRGLDVDKDKSRPGHVTLDPVSLARERGVHLLTAEFKAGDVVIMPMFMLHGSLDNRSPRARVRISCDTRYQPAAEPADERWVGENPIAHGQGYSSMGGAKPATSDPLFR, from the coding sequence ATGAACACCCAAGTGACGCTCAGCACGCACCAGCACGAAATCCCCGAAGGGATGCTCGCGCCGCTCCGCGACAGCGCGGACCTCCTGGCGGACCCGGACGCGCTCCGCGCGCGCATGGAGGAGGACGGCTACCTTTACCTGCACAACGTCCTTGATCGCGACGCGGTGCACGCCGCCCGCATGGAAGTTATCACGAAGCTGGGCTCGGTCGGCGAATTCAAGGAGCCCTTCGAGGATGGAATCAGCACGGGGACCAGCCAGCGCGGCGAATTGATCTCCGATCTTGGGGCCTTCTGGCAATCCATTTGCGAGGGCCGGGCGGTCCGCGCCGTGACCCACGCGGGCCCCATCAGGGAGATCATGGAAACCTACTTCGGCGAGCCGGTCCGCGCCTATGACTTCCTCTGGTTGCGCACCATGCATCCGGGCCGGGCCTCGGCCTTCCACTTCGACCACGTTTACATGAACCGCGGCACCGATCGGCTCTGCACGGTCTGGACCCCGCTCGGCGATGTCGCCCTGGAGGAAGGCCCCCTGCTCCTCGTCGAGGATTCACACCGATGGACCGACCTGCACGACCAGTTCCGCGGGCTGGACGTCGACAAGGACAAGAGCCGCCCGGGCCACGTCACCCTCGATCCCGTGAGCCTGGCGCGCGAGCGCGGCGTACATCTGCTGACCGCCGAATTCAAGGCCGGCGACGTGGTAATCATGCCCATGTTCATGCTGCACGGCTCGCTCGATAACCGGAGCCCGCGCGCGCGTGTCCGCATTTCGTGCGACACGCGCTACCAGCCGGCCGCTGAGCCCGCCGATGAACGCTGGGTGGGGGAGAACCCCATCGCCCACGGCCAGGGTTACTCGTCCATGGGCGGCGCCAAACCCGCCACCAGCGACCCGCTCTTCCGCTGA
- a CDS encoding metal ABC transporter permease: protein MSMDAIWIMLTGSLVAAACALVGCFLVLRRLSMLGDAISHAVLPGIVIAFLMTGSRNTLPMLAGAMAAGMLTAFLTDLLNRFGKLQSDAAIGVTFTWLFAIGVILVSRFTGMVDLDVECVLYGEIIFTPLDTVSWGGHTLGPRAFWLTGLVCLANLFFVVLCYKQLKICTFDAGLAASIGINVVFWHYLLMGFVSLTTVASFESVGAILVVAMLTVPPNTAYLLTDRLSHMLLLSVACGVASALGGYALAAWLDGAVAGAMATVSGVLFLLAAVFSPRHGVLLRWFTRRRLGNVNAPEGR, encoded by the coding sequence CTGAGCATGGACGCTATCTGGATCATGCTCACGGGAAGCCTCGTGGCGGCGGCGTGCGCGCTGGTGGGCTGTTTTCTGGTGCTGCGCCGCCTTTCCATGCTGGGCGACGCCATCAGCCACGCGGTGCTGCCGGGTATTGTCATTGCGTTCTTGATGACCGGCAGCAGGAACACCCTGCCGATGCTGGCGGGCGCGATGGCGGCGGGCATGCTGACGGCATTCTTGACGGACTTGCTCAACCGCTTCGGCAAGCTGCAGTCGGACGCGGCGATCGGGGTGACGTTTACGTGGCTGTTCGCAATTGGGGTGATCCTGGTCAGCCGCTTTACGGGCATGGTCGACCTGGACGTCGAATGCGTGCTGTATGGCGAGATCATTTTCACGCCGCTGGACACGGTGTCGTGGGGCGGACACACGCTGGGGCCGAGGGCCTTCTGGTTGACCGGGCTGGTCTGCCTGGCGAACCTGTTTTTCGTGGTGCTCTGCTACAAGCAATTGAAAATCTGCACGTTCGACGCGGGGCTCGCCGCGTCGATAGGCATCAATGTCGTGTTCTGGCACTATCTCCTGATGGGATTTGTGTCGCTGACCACGGTGGCTTCCTTCGAGAGCGTCGGCGCGATCCTCGTGGTTGCGATGCTCACGGTTCCCCCGAATACGGCGTATCTGCTGACGGATCGCCTATCGCACATGTTGCTGCTATCGGTGGCGTGCGGCGTGGCGAGCGCGCTGGGCGGCTACGCGCTCGCGGCGTGGCTGGATGGCGCGGTGGCGGGCGCCATGGCAACCGTGAGCGGCGTGCTCTTTCTTCTTGCGGCCGTGTTTTCGCCGCGGCACGGCGTGCTTTTGCGCTGGTTTACGCGCCGCCGGTTGGGGAATGTGAATGCCCCCGAAGGCCGGTAA
- a CDS encoding metal ABC transporter permease has protein sequence MAPWLAFFTFPSVNVAYVLAGCVILGIAASLLGCFAFLRKRSLLGDALAHAALPGVCAAFLITGTKAPLPVLIGASFSCWAGALAIEWIVARTRCKEDSALGMVLSVFFGLGILMLTHIQNSGNAAQSGLDTFLFGQAAALVKRDVYLLGGIGALMCVMVLTAYKEFKIVSFDPDFARALGLPVRLIEFALAAMMVLAVCIGLQAVGVVLMAAMLVTPAAAARYWTDRLSIMLVLAVLFGAVSGASGAYASFLGPSMPTGPWMVIAVSTIFIISFLFAPRRGAAARLLRLQRFRRRIARENVLRTMYKFGERAQNWSAPLSPSELLQHRDMPMGFLQRTLKRLVSRGYVEEAREGMYVLTGTGVAEAERITRLHRLWELYLMRKLEIAPDHVHDDAEEIEHILTPDLERRLLQELAGEDTDPHGQQIPAAPDAAARDSKC, from the coding sequence CTGGCGCCCTGGCTCGCCTTCTTCACCTTTCCAAGCGTCAATGTCGCTTACGTATTGGCCGGCTGCGTCATTCTGGGGATTGCGGCGAGCCTGCTCGGGTGTTTCGCGTTTTTACGCAAACGGTCGCTTCTGGGCGACGCGCTCGCGCACGCGGCGCTGCCGGGGGTGTGCGCGGCCTTTCTCATCACCGGAACGAAGGCCCCCCTGCCGGTTTTGATTGGGGCGTCGTTTTCGTGCTGGGCGGGCGCGCTGGCGATCGAATGGATCGTGGCGCGGACCCGCTGCAAGGAAGATAGCGCGCTGGGCATGGTGCTTTCGGTATTTTTCGGCCTCGGCATTCTGATGCTGACGCACATTCAGAACTCGGGAAACGCGGCGCAATCGGGGCTCGACACCTTTCTTTTCGGCCAGGCGGCCGCGCTGGTGAAGCGGGATGTCTACCTCCTGGGCGGGATCGGCGCGTTGATGTGCGTGATGGTGTTGACCGCCTACAAGGAATTCAAGATCGTATCGTTCGATCCCGATTTCGCGCGCGCGCTGGGACTGCCCGTGCGCCTGATCGAGTTCGCGCTTGCCGCCATGATGGTGCTGGCCGTCTGTATCGGGCTCCAGGCGGTCGGGGTGGTGTTGATGGCGGCCATGCTGGTGACCCCGGCGGCGGCCGCGCGTTACTGGACGGACCGGCTCTCGATCATGCTGGTGCTCGCCGTGCTGTTCGGCGCGGTGAGCGGCGCGTCGGGGGCCTACGCGAGCTTTCTCGGGCCAAGCATGCCGACGGGGCCGTGGATGGTGATTGCGGTGTCAACGATCTTCATTATCTCCTTCCTGTTCGCGCCGCGGCGGGGCGCGGCGGCGCGCCTGTTGCGCTTGCAGCGGTTTCGCCGCCGGATCGCGCGGGAAAATGTACTGCGCACCATGTACAAGTTCGGCGAGCGGGCGCAAAACTGGTCGGCGCCACTTTCGCCGAGCGAGCTCCTCCAGCACCGGGATATGCCGATGGGGTTTCTTCAGCGCACGCTGAAGCGGCTTGTCAGCCGGGGCTATGTGGAGGAGGCGCGCGAGGGCATGTACGTGTTGACCGGAACGGGCGTCGCGGAGGCCGAGCGGATCACGCGGCTGCACCGGCTCTGGGAACTCTACCTGATGAGGAAACTGGAGATCGCGCCGGATCACGTGCACGACGACGCGGAGGAAATCGAGCATATCCTGACGCCCGATCTGGAGCGGCGCCTGCTCCAGGAGCTGGCGGGCGAGGATACGGATCCGCACGGCCAGCAGATTCCGGCGGCGCCGGACGCGGCGGCGAGGGACTCCAAATGCTGA
- a CDS encoding metal ABC transporter ATP-binding protein, translated as MVMPPSDPPPIEVHDLTVAYHHRPVLWDIDLAFPEGELIGVVGPNGAGKSTLIKAIMGLVPLASGHVKIFGQTSPRALQSVAYVPQRESVDWDFPTTALDVVLMGRYGHLSLFGRPRHRDREIAHQCLSKVGMAEFAGRQISQLSGGQQQRVFLARALAQQTRVYLMDEPFAGVDATTEKAIVALLRELKEQGCTVVVVHHDLHSVPDYFDSVLLLNLRAVAFGPVETVFTAENLNTTYGGRLHLLSEVTERLREREWRARKVAD; from the coding sequence ATGGTGATGCCGCCGAGTGACCCGCCCCCGATCGAGGTGCATGATCTGACCGTGGCCTACCACCACCGCCCCGTGCTGTGGGACATCGATCTGGCGTTTCCCGAGGGAGAGTTAATCGGAGTCGTGGGCCCCAACGGCGCGGGGAAGAGCACGCTGATCAAGGCGATCATGGGGCTGGTGCCGCTGGCCTCGGGCCACGTAAAAATTTTCGGGCAGACGTCGCCCCGCGCCTTGCAGTCGGTGGCGTACGTGCCGCAGCGCGAGTCCGTCGATTGGGATTTCCCGACGACGGCGCTCGACGTGGTGCTGATGGGGCGCTACGGCCACCTGTCGCTTTTCGGGCGGCCGCGCCACCGCGATCGCGAGATCGCGCACCAGTGCCTTTCGAAGGTGGGCATGGCGGAGTTTGCGGGGCGGCAGATCAGCCAGCTTTCGGGCGGCCAGCAACAGCGGGTGTTTCTTGCGCGGGCGCTCGCACAGCAAACGCGCGTTTACCTGATGGACGAGCCCTTCGCGGGCGTGGACGCGACGACGGAGAAGGCCATTGTGGCGCTGTTGCGGGAGCTGAAGGAGCAGGGCTGCACGGTGGTGGTGGTGCACCACGACCTGCACAGTGTGCCCGATTATTTTGACTCGGTGCTGCTGTTGAACCTTCGGGCGGTGGCGTTTGGCCCGGTGGAAACGGTGTTCACGGCGGAAAATCTAAACACGACCTATGGCGGGCGGCTCCACCTGCTCAGCGAAGTTACGGAGCGGCTCCGGGAACGCGAGTGGCGCGCCCGGAAGGTTGCGGACTAA
- a CDS encoding zinc ABC transporter substrate-binding protein, with protein sequence MHCYRTLRAAAVFLLAAIASGCAPEGATREDRPAPGILRVTCTTGIIADTVAEIGGDYVSVTALMGPGIDPHTYKASQGDLGRLSDADLILYNGLHLEGKMTDVLVRMASRTPVYAVTDKIDPALLREPPEFDGAYDPHVWFDASLWRQVASRIQELLVERLPLHRAYLDGRAAAYQQTLASLDDYARAEIARIPEARRVLVTAHDAFGYFGRAYGMEVVGVQGISTASEYGLQDLNRLVQLVVERKIPAVFVESSVSHRSIEALIAGAEGEGHTVRLGGELYSDALGAPDSAAGTYTGMFQHNVDTIVKGLQGNGDAAE encoded by the coding sequence TTGCATTGCTATCGCACTTTACGCGCCGCCGCTGTGTTTCTACTTGCCGCCATCGCGTCGGGGTGTGCCCCCGAGGGCGCCACCCGGGAGGACAGGCCGGCGCCCGGGATCCTGCGTGTAACCTGCACGACCGGGATCATCGCGGATACCGTGGCGGAAATCGGCGGGGATTATGTGTCGGTGACCGCGCTGATGGGCCCGGGCATTGATCCGCACACCTACAAGGCGTCGCAGGGCGATCTGGGGCGCCTGAGCGATGCGGACTTGATCCTCTATAACGGGCTCCATCTGGAAGGCAAGATGACGGACGTGCTGGTCCGCATGGCGAGCCGGACGCCGGTGTACGCGGTGACGGACAAGATAGACCCCGCCCTGCTGCGGGAACCGCCGGAGTTTGACGGCGCGTACGACCCCCACGTCTGGTTTGACGCGAGCCTCTGGCGTCAGGTGGCGTCGCGAATTCAGGAACTGCTGGTGGAGCGCCTTCCCTTGCACCGCGCGTATCTGGACGGGCGGGCGGCGGCCTACCAGCAAACGCTGGCCTCGCTGGATGACTATGCGCGCGCGGAGATCGCGCGGATCCCCGAGGCGCGGCGGGTGCTGGTGACGGCGCACGACGCGTTCGGGTATTTCGGTCGCGCCTACGGTATGGAGGTGGTGGGCGTACAGGGGATCAGCACGGCGTCGGAGTATGGCCTGCAGGACCTGAACCGGCTGGTTCAACTGGTCGTCGAGCGCAAGATACCGGCGGTGTTTGTGGAGTCGTCGGTCTCGCACCGATCCATCGAGGCGCTCATCGCGGGCGCGGAGGGCGAAGGCCATACGGTTCGCCTGGGCGGCGAGTTGTACTCCGACGCGCTCGGGGCGCCGGATTCGGCGGCGGGAACGTACACCGGCATGTTCCAGCACAACGTGGACACCATCGTGAAGGGATTACAGGGAAATGGTGATGCCGCCGAGTGA
- a CDS encoding FecR domain-containing protein translates to MASCSQVNSLFQAYIDGELGGAETRILEEHLSSCGGCRREIGEQRACTERMVEALSDQRLVWGIRTRVLAHLPEMEPAPHMHSHPTDPQHTRPRGNNLPWAVLGMAAAIVLVVTAFLYNGNTETARAVSNPVGMVAFSDGNGVLRMSAGDDEYERAALKSLVAPGDRFETLSDGRLAFALIGASLVKVNHGSELLVEDNRRIRVDRGETFFDVGRDRRKFSVDTPAGEILVVGTSFLVDALPDSTVLTVASGYVLVRNGQGKAAVSAGQQLTIARGEAPGAPIAVDVAPLIAWADAIVPDPAAMALFRQTLERGDSPGQSLSAEPIYWVQNRDNGLIESVILEWAGGSQSGERCSYFLHVSDGGGNLLMLDVLDGAVLGRAGANRVELPLPGGPLPGLDVLHIKLEPDYSTGNATTAFTVSALSLPNPGS, encoded by the coding sequence GTGGCCTCATGTTCGCAAGTAAACAGCCTGTTCCAGGCCTACATTGACGGAGAGCTCGGAGGAGCGGAGACCCGCATCCTCGAAGAGCATCTTTCGTCGTGCGGCGGCTGCCGCCGCGAGATTGGCGAACAGCGGGCCTGTACGGAGCGGATGGTGGAGGCCCTGTCCGACCAGCGGCTGGTCTGGGGGATCCGTACGCGCGTGCTGGCGCATTTACCCGAGATGGAACCCGCGCCGCACATGCATTCGCACCCGACGGATCCACAGCACACCCGCCCGCGGGGCAACAACCTGCCCTGGGCCGTTCTGGGGATGGCGGCGGCGATCGTGCTGGTGGTTACGGCATTTCTGTACAACGGAAACACGGAAACCGCGCGCGCGGTTTCCAATCCGGTGGGGATGGTGGCGTTCAGCGACGGCAACGGGGTCCTGCGCATGTCGGCCGGGGACGACGAGTACGAGCGCGCGGCGCTCAAGTCGCTTGTAGCGCCCGGAGACCGTTTCGAGACCCTGTCGGACGGGCGTCTGGCGTTCGCCCTGATCGGCGCTTCGCTGGTAAAGGTAAACCACGGGAGCGAACTCCTGGTGGAAGACAACCGGCGCATCCGGGTGGACCGCGGCGAGACCTTTTTCGATGTTGGCCGGGACCGGCGCAAGTTCAGCGTGGACACGCCCGCGGGCGAGATCCTCGTGGTCGGGACGTCCTTCCTGGTGGACGCGCTGCCGGACAGCACGGTACTGACCGTGGCGTCGGGGTATGTGCTCGTGCGCAACGGGCAGGGCAAGGCGGCGGTTTCCGCGGGGCAACAACTCACGATCGCGCGCGGCGAGGCGCCGGGCGCCCCCATTGCGGTCGATGTCGCCCCGCTGATTGCCTGGGCGGACGCCATTGTGCCGGATCCCGCCGCCATGGCGCTTTTCCGGCAGACGCTTGAGCGCGGCGATTCTCCGGGCCAGTCGCTTTCGGCGGAACCGATCTACTGGGTGCAGAACCGGGACAACGGCTTGATTGAATCGGTGATACTGGAGTGGGCGGGCGGAAGCCAGTCCGGCGAGCGCTGCAGCTACTTCCTGCACGTCTCCGATGGGGGCGGCAACCTCCTGATGCTGGACGTGCTGGACGGCGCCGTGCTTGGCCGCGCCGGCGCAAACCGCGTCGAATTGCCGTTGCCGGGGGGACCGCTTCCGGGCCTGGATGTGCTGCACATCAAGCTGGAGCCGGACTATTCGACGGGCAACGCAACCACGGCGTTTACCGTGAGCGCGTTGAGCCTGCCCAATCCGGGTTCCTGA
- a CDS encoding RNA polymerase sigma factor translates to MRPLSDAALVLRCLEGDTDAFGDLVERYEASVYATAHYYVGRYGAAEDVAQEAFWAAYRGLRRLKDPNKLGPWLREITTRTAANWLRKNRGRLNHETPLPHRRTLTMEEARKGPDALLAREDLYAKVQRAIDTLPERYRLPVMLRYLQELSYEEISQFTGESRDEIRGILHRAARQLREVLSEEYEKEQGGSWPHVRK, encoded by the coding sequence ATGCGACCTCTGAGCGATGCGGCCCTGGTATTGCGGTGTCTCGAAGGGGACACCGATGCCTTCGGGGATCTGGTGGAACGCTACGAGGCATCGGTGTACGCGACGGCCCACTATTACGTGGGGCGCTACGGCGCGGCGGAGGACGTCGCGCAGGAGGCGTTCTGGGCCGCCTACCGGGGACTTCGCCGTCTGAAGGATCCGAACAAGCTGGGTCCATGGCTTCGCGAAATCACGACGCGGACGGCCGCGAACTGGCTCCGGAAGAATCGCGGGCGTCTCAACCACGAGACGCCCCTCCCGCACCGGCGGACGCTGACGATGGAGGAGGCGCGGAAGGGGCCGGACGCGCTCCTGGCGCGGGAAGATCTTTATGCGAAGGTGCAGCGCGCGATTGACACGCTGCCGGAGCGGTACCGGTTGCCGGTGATGCTCCGGTACCTTCAGGAATTGAGTTACGAGGAAATCAGCCAGTTCACCGGGGAGTCCCGGGATGAAATCCGGGGGATATTGCACCGCGCGGCCCGCCAGTTGCGCGAAGTGCTGTCCGAAGAGTACGAAAAGGAGCAAGGTGGCTCGTGGCCTCATGTTCGCAAGTAA
- a CDS encoding class I mannose-6-phosphate isomerase — protein MTQSLFTFEPGFFERIWGGDRLRTVLGMPAPAGAPIGEAWLVSDHASFESPIANGEWRGQTLHTLLEADPARLLGDTARPTPHGRFPLLLKVLDAVETLSVQVHPDDEAAAALGEPDAGKTEMWHVLAADPGSELICGLAPGVSPDAFFEAARAGNPEALLRRFPAPAGTTAFVAAGTVHAIGAGILLAEIQQNSDLTYRIHDWNRADSQGRPRELHLDKAARVTDPGASHGGAARPLTYAGPDGPVTLLGACRYFASALLPVSGSRRHSTGGHSFHVILPCDGPMEISAGDETISLARCQAALIPAGAGAFCLTGQGNVLDYYVPRLREDIVRPLQAAGHGSEAIIALGGGSGPEDLGSVLRS, from the coding sequence GTGACGCAATCCCTGTTTACGTTTGAGCCGGGCTTCTTTGAGCGCATCTGGGGGGGCGATCGGTTGCGCACGGTGCTGGGGATGCCCGCGCCGGCCGGCGCGCCGATTGGCGAGGCGTGGTTGGTATCCGACCACGCGAGCTTCGAAAGCCCCATCGCGAACGGTGAATGGCGGGGACAGACGCTGCACACGCTGCTGGAAGCGGATCCCGCGCGTCTCCTGGGCGACACGGCGCGGCCCACGCCCCACGGGCGCTTCCCCCTGCTGTTGAAAGTGCTCGACGCGGTGGAAACGCTTTCGGTGCAGGTGCATCCGGACGATGAGGCGGCGGCCGCGCTCGGCGAACCCGACGCCGGCAAAACCGAGATGTGGCACGTGCTTGCGGCGGACCCCGGGAGCGAACTCATCTGCGGCCTCGCGCCGGGCGTCTCCCCGGACGCTTTTTTCGAGGCGGCCCGGGCAGGGAATCCTGAAGCGCTGCTGCGCCGCTTTCCGGCGCCCGCAGGCACGACCGCGTTCGTTGCGGCGGGCACGGTGCACGCTATCGGGGCGGGCATCCTGCTTGCCGAGATCCAGCAGAACAGCGATCTGACCTACCGAATTCACGACTGGAACCGGGCCGACAGCCAGGGGCGACCGCGGGAACTCCATCTCGACAAGGCCGCGCGGGTAACGGATCCCGGTGCGTCGCATGGCGGGGCGGCCCGTCCCCTGACCTATGCGGGCCCCGACGGTCCCGTGACGCTGCTTGGCGCGTGCCGCTATTTCGCCAGCGCGTTGCTGCCGGTGTCGGGTTCGCGTCGGCATTCAACCGGGGGCCATTCGTTCCACGTGATTCTGCCGTGCGACGGGCCGATGGAAATATCGGCGGGAGACGAGACCATATCGCTGGCGCGCTGCCAGGCGGCGCTGATTCCGGCCGGGGCGGGCGCCTTTTGCTTGACGGGTCAGGGGAACGTGTTAGACTATTACGTGCCCCGGCTTCGGGAAGATATCGTACGACCGCTTCAGGCGGCGGGGCACGGGTCCGAGGCTATCATCGCCCTGGGTGGTGGGTCCGGACCGGAGGATTTGGGCAGTGTGCTTCGCAGCTAA
- a CDS encoding prepilin peptidase, with protein MPVDEFLTPLNNLFMAVSLIMGLLVGSFCNVCVGRWPHGESVVSPRSRCPKCMNAIQWFDNIPLLSWLLLGAKCRHCKAPISWQYPLVEALTGVLFLLVYLRFGMTLASPIYMLLAAAMVVVTFQDLADWTIPDEITIPGVPVGLGLSVLAMFLGEASGLRVLHPFDALAGIVLGFAILYALDRITVLVLKRPGMGFGDVKLLAMLGAFIGWKGVLGTIMLASVLGSLIGVAVLLYFRFSAQPAEGAEASDAGDRDAAKAGDAEGEGSDEDITLGHHYLPFGPYLAVAGMVYLFYGPELLAWYLRLLGPIA; from the coding sequence ATGCCTGTGGATGAATTCTTGACCCCGCTGAACAATCTTTTTATGGCGGTATCCTTGATCATGGGGTTGCTGGTCGGGAGCTTTTGCAACGTGTGCGTGGGCCGCTGGCCGCACGGGGAATCCGTGGTGAGCCCGCGCTCGCGCTGCCCGAAGTGCATGAACGCGATTCAGTGGTTTGACAATATTCCCCTGCTGAGCTGGCTGCTCCTCGGGGCGAAGTGCCGCCATTGCAAGGCCCCGATTTCCTGGCAGTACCCCCTGGTCGAGGCCCTGACGGGCGTGCTCTTCCTGCTGGTGTATCTCCGCTTCGGCATGACGCTGGCCAGCCCGATTTACATGTTGCTGGCGGCGGCGATGGTCGTCGTTACGTTTCAGGATCTGGCCGACTGGACCATACCGGACGAGATCACGATTCCGGGCGTACCGGTGGGCCTGGGACTCTCGGTGCTGGCTATGTTTCTGGGCGAAGCGTCGGGGCTGCGCGTTTTGCATCCGTTTGACGCGCTTGCGGGCATCGTGCTTGGCTTTGCGATACTGTACGCGCTCGATCGCATCACCGTGCTCGTGCTGAAGCGTCCGGGGATGGGATTCGGCGATGTGAAGCTGCTGGCGATGCTGGGGGCGTTCATCGGCTGGAAGGGCGTGCTGGGCACGATCATGCTGGCGTCGGTGCTGGGTAGCCTGATCGGCGTCGCGGTGCTGCTGTACTTCCGATTCTCCGCGCAGCCCGCCGAAGGCGCGGAAGCATCCGACGCGGGCGATCGCGACGCCGCGAAGGCGGGCGATGCCGAAGGCGAAGGCAGCGACGAAGACATTACGCTCGGGCATCACTACCTCCCCTTCGGGCCGTACCTGGCCGTGGCGGGTATGGTCTACCTGTTTTACGGCCCCGAATTGCTCGCGTGGTACCTGAGGCTGCTTGGCCCAATCGCGTAA